A genomic region of Gossypium hirsutum isolate 1008001.06 chromosome D01, Gossypium_hirsutum_v2.1, whole genome shotgun sequence contains the following coding sequences:
- the LOC107922582 gene encoding golgin candidate 1 isoform X3, whose protein sequence is MEARFRRGQKKSPEEANQMLQMQAWQEEVERARQGQRDAESKPSSLEAEVQKMRVEMAAMKRDAEHYSRQGKKFY, encoded by the exons ATGGAAGCTCGTTTTCGTCGTGGACAAAAGAAGTCCCCAGAAGAAGCAAATCAAATGCTTCAG ATGCAGGCATGGCAGGAGGAAGTGGAGCGTGCACGCCAAGGTCAAAGAGATGCTGAGAGCAAGCCCTCTTCATTAGAG GCTGAAGTGCAGAAAATGAGGGTTGAAATGGCTGCCATGAAGAGGGACGCTGAGCATTATTCACGCCAG GGGAAGAAGTTCTATTAA
- the LOC107922582 gene encoding uncharacterized protein isoform X2 — translation MQWKCFVGLSKEFSPIRGRSSINRYLQWKSGKVWSKSFSAGDDSCNSCSELEVKKLQQQLQKETDLHLALASAVEHCGSPSSSSPGKLPDKAQELLDSIAVLEITVAKLQQALHQGPC, via the exons ATGCAATGGAAGTGCTTTGTAGGATTATCAAAGGAATTCTCACCAATAAG GGGAAGAAGTTCTATTAATAGGTATTTACAATGGAAGAGTGGTAAGGTTTGGAGCAAGTCATTTTCAGCTGGGGATGATTCTTGTAATTCTTGTTCTGAATTGGAG GTTAAAAAGTTGCAGCAGCAGTTGCAGAAAGAGACCGATTTGCACTTAGCTCTAGCAAGTGCTGTTGAACATTGTGGTTCACCTTCTTCTAGTTCTCCAGGCAAGCTTCCAGATAAG GCCCAGGAGCTTTTAGATAGCATAGCTGTTCTCGAGATTACCGTAGCAAAGTTACAGCAAGCATTACACCAGGGACCGTGTTAA
- the LOC107922582 gene encoding uncharacterized protein isoform X1 — translation MQWKCFVGLSKEFSPIRGRSSINRYLQWKSGKVWSKSFSAGDDSCNSCSELEDLYLILMQHATTWVIQVKKLQQQLQKETDLHLALASAVEHCGSPSSSSPGKLPDKAQELLDSIAVLEITVAKLQQALHQGPC, via the exons ATGCAATGGAAGTGCTTTGTAGGATTATCAAAGGAATTCTCACCAATAAG GGGAAGAAGTTCTATTAATAGGTATTTACAATGGAAGAGTGGTAAGGTTTGGAGCAAGTCATTTTCAGCTGGGGATGATTCTTGTAATTCTTGTTCTGAATTGGAG GATTTATATCTCATTCTCATGCAACATGCTACCACTTGGGTGATACAGGTTAAAAAGTTGCAGCAGCAGTTGCAGAAAGAGACCGATTTGCACTTAGCTCTAGCAAGTGCTGTTGAACATTGTGGTTCACCTTCTTCTAGTTCTCCAGGCAAGCTTCCAGATAAG GCCCAGGAGCTTTTAGATAGCATAGCTGTTCTCGAGATTACCGTAGCAAAGTTACAGCAAGCATTACACCAGGGACCGTGTTAA